A window of Reinekea marina contains these coding sequences:
- the ispG gene encoding flavodoxin-dependent (E)-4-hydroxy-3-methylbut-2-enyl-diphosphate synthase — MNKQHESPIKRRVSRKIWVGDVPVGGDAPIAVQSMTNTETTDVAATVAQIKALEDAGADIVRVSVPTMDAAEAFGKIRQQVSVPLISDIHFDHKIALRVAELGVDCLRINPGNIGREDRVREVIAAARDKNIPIRIGVNAGSLEKDLQKKYGEPTPEALVESAMRHIDILDRLNFPDFKLSLKASDVFMTVAAYRQIANQIEQPLHLGITEAGGLRSGTVKSAVGLGMLLMDGIGDTLRVSLAADPVEEIKVGFDILRSLRLRNKGINFIACPSCSRQNFDVIGTMNELESRLEDVLTPVDVAVIGCVVNGPGEAKEVDVGVTGGTPNLIYLNGKPDHKITNDSLVDHFESLIRQKVAEKQALEDSIIAKK, encoded by the coding sequence ATGAATAAACAACACGAGAGTCCCATTAAACGACGAGTTTCTCGGAAAATTTGGGTAGGCGATGTACCTGTTGGCGGTGATGCGCCTATCGCTGTACAATCTATGACCAATACAGAAACGACCGATGTTGCTGCAACTGTCGCCCAAATTAAGGCGCTCGAAGATGCGGGTGCTGACATCGTTCGAGTGTCTGTACCCACTATGGATGCAGCCGAAGCTTTTGGCAAAATACGCCAACAAGTGTCTGTACCGTTAATTTCTGATATCCATTTCGATCATAAAATTGCGTTGCGTGTTGCTGAGTTAGGTGTCGATTGTTTGCGCATTAACCCTGGGAATATTGGTCGTGAAGATCGTGTTCGAGAGGTGATAGCCGCAGCCCGAGATAAAAATATCCCAATCCGTATTGGTGTAAATGCTGGATCGTTAGAAAAAGATCTACAGAAAAAATACGGCGAACCTACGCCAGAAGCATTGGTTGAATCGGCCATGCGACATATCGATATTTTGGATCGATTAAACTTTCCTGATTTTAAACTAAGCCTTAAAGCGTCTGATGTGTTTATGACGGTTGCGGCTTATAGGCAAATCGCCAATCAAATTGAGCAGCCTTTACATTTAGGCATTACCGAAGCCGGTGGACTAAGAAGCGGAACCGTGAAATCAGCGGTCGGTTTAGGCATGCTACTGATGGATGGAATCGGTGATACCTTAAGAGTTTCACTCGCAGCTGATCCAGTCGAAGAGATTAAAGTAGGTTTCGATATTTTACGCAGCTTACGTTTACGTAATAAAGGCATTAATTTCATTGCATGCCCTAGCTGTTCACGTCAAAATTTTGATGTGATTGGTACGATGAATGAGCTGGAATCTCGCTTAGAAGATGTCTTGACGCCTGTAGACGTGGCCGTTATTGGTTGTGTAGTCAATGGTCCAGGAGAAGCCAAAGAAGTCGATGTCGGTGTTACCGGTGGTACGCCAAACCTAATTTATTTAAATGGTAAGCCCGATCACAAAATCACGAATGACTCCTTAGTTGATCATTTCGAATCATTAATTCGTCAAAAAGTTGCTGAAAAACAAGCGCTCGAAGACAGTATAATTGCCAAAAAATAG
- the hisS gene encoding histidine--tRNA ligase has translation MNDVLPSESPLWQYLESQVKSVLDQYSYREMRMPIVESTELFARGVGEHTDVVEKEMYTFLDRNEDSLTLRPEGTAGCVRAALQHGLTHNQIQRLWYQGPMFRYERPQKGRYRQFFQIGAETFGIASPDIDAELIVMTHRLFKKLGISDSLTLHLNTLGSSEARARYRKALVDYLEGVKDKLDEDSQRRLYVNPMRILDSKSKSTQALLDGAPQFKDYIDEESVEHFDQLRKLLDAAGVDYVVNPRLVRGLDYYTKTVFEWMTDALGAQGTVCGGGRYDGLIPLLGGKPTPGSGFAMGVERLLLLLETLNVVPDSIYNTVDVFMVVAGEQAQLSAFELAESVRSLPSKPRLQMNCGGGSFKSQMKKADKSGAQIALILGDDEANQKIVQVKDLRGDMQQETAAWSDLAEIFAKFSI, from the coding sequence ATGAATGATGTTTTGCCAAGTGAAAGTCCACTTTGGCAGTATTTAGAATCTCAAGTAAAGTCTGTTTTAGATCAATACAGCTATCGCGAAATGCGCATGCCGATCGTAGAAAGCACAGAGCTGTTTGCACGTGGTGTGGGTGAGCACACCGATGTGGTCGAAAAGGAAATGTATACCTTTTTAGATCGTAACGAAGACAGTTTAACCTTGCGTCCAGAAGGAACCGCTGGTTGCGTGCGTGCCGCATTGCAACATGGGCTCACGCACAATCAAATTCAGCGTCTTTGGTATCAAGGACCCATGTTTCGTTATGAACGACCTCAGAAAGGCCGCTACCGTCAGTTCTTTCAAATAGGTGCAGAAACTTTTGGCATAGCCAGCCCTGACATTGATGCAGAATTGATTGTCATGACGCATCGATTATTCAAAAAGCTTGGTATTTCTGATTCGTTAACGCTTCACCTAAATACGTTGGGCAGTAGCGAAGCCAGAGCGCGCTATCGCAAAGCCTTGGTTGATTATTTAGAAGGCGTAAAAGATAAGCTCGATGAAGACAGTCAGCGTCGTTTGTATGTAAACCCGATGCGAATTTTAGACAGCAAGTCTAAATCAACCCAAGCCTTGCTCGATGGTGCACCGCAATTTAAAGATTACATCGATGAAGAATCGGTTGAACATTTCGATCAATTGCGGAAACTTCTCGATGCCGCTGGCGTTGATTACGTTGTGAATCCACGCTTGGTTCGAGGGTTAGACTATTACACAAAGACAGTGTTTGAGTGGATGACCGATGCTCTTGGTGCGCAAGGAACCGTTTGCGGCGGTGGTCGTTACGATGGCTTAATTCCTTTGCTCGGCGGTAAGCCAACGCCTGGTTCTGGTTTTGCTATGGGCGTTGAGCGTTTATTGTTGTTGCTTGAAACCTTAAACGTTGTACCAGACTCTATTTACAATACTGTGGATGTTTTTATGGTGGTTGCAGGTGAACAAGCGCAATTATCGGCATTTGAATTGGCTGAGTCGGTCCGTTCATTGCCAAGTAAACCACGGTTACAAATGAATTGCGGTGGTGGCAGTTTTAAAAGTCAAATGAAAAAAGCCGATAAATCGGGCGCACAAATCGCTCTGATTCTCGGTGATGACGAAGCCAATCAAAAAATTGTTCAAGTAAAAGATTTGCGTGGCGATATGCAGCAAGAGACAGCCGCTTGGTCGGATTTAGCTGAAATCTTCGCTAAGTTCAGTATATAA
- a CDS encoding YfgM family protein, giving the protein MYDTDQEQIEAIKAWWSANANWVIASVLVFIFAFAGWNWYQVDQLNHKEEASRLYDRLLVNVSASEADLDERASMISALKTDYADLGYAVMAALFEAKDSVEAKEYSAALSSLEFAYDHADESLHGVILYRKALVQFGMGELDAALATLDAITGEGHQALTFELKGDIYLAQGNESAARDAYQSAVDLSSDQGINNPYLAVKLNDLAVAE; this is encoded by the coding sequence GTGTACGATACCGATCAAGAACAAATAGAAGCGATTAAAGCCTGGTGGAGCGCCAATGCGAATTGGGTTATTGCCAGTGTATTAGTGTTTATTTTTGCATTCGCAGGCTGGAATTGGTACCAAGTGGATCAGCTAAACCATAAAGAAGAAGCATCTCGTTTATATGACCGCTTATTGGTGAATGTCTCAGCATCTGAGGCAGACTTAGACGAGCGCGCCAGTATGATAAGTGCGCTTAAAACAGACTATGCCGATTTAGGTTATGCTGTTATGGCAGCGCTGTTCGAAGCTAAAGATTCAGTCGAAGCCAAAGAATATAGCGCGGCGCTTAGTAGTTTAGAGTTTGCCTACGATCACGCTGACGAGTCTCTTCATGGTGTTATTTTGTATCGTAAAGCATTGGTGCAATTTGGTATGGGTGAACTCGACGCGGCATTGGCTACATTAGATGCTATAACTGGGGAAGGGCACCAAGCACTTACCTTTGAGCTTAAAGGCGATATATACCTAGCTCAAGGCAATGAAAGTGCCGCTCGCGATGCTTATCAATCAGCTGTCGATTTGAGCTCAGATCAAGGCATTAACAACCCTTACTTAGCCGTAAAATTAAATGATTTGGCTGTTGCTGAGTAA
- a CDS encoding PQQ-binding-like beta-propeller repeat protein, translating into MKVLQLFIAVGFVALFASCSSSSIKEQAAVLPETLPSEVDVEVQWWQVLGDETADDRFGKLAPTVFNNHVFVPLANGEIVELNEQGKELKRINVGVPISAPIAMSEDFSIALDLKGNVSAFDKEFSLLWKTPLKAIATRSAVFSGDRVFIQTIDGRVTALERLTGRLLWSYQDAEPSLTLTGTAQPILVPTAQGEILATGLANGKFIAIETLTGNLAWEYRIAKASGKTEMSRLVDVDSTVAIIDGLIVVTGYQGGLVIINPENGQMIANKPFSSYRGVAIDGPLVFGVLDNSHIVALETNTLAEAWVNHDFEYRQVSEVVVLGQYLVMSDIEGYLHVLDKKTGQWLGSRHIDWQGSNSFPVRFNDGVLLQGYSSRIKYVTIP; encoded by the coding sequence ATGAAAGTCCTTCAACTTTTTATCGCGGTCGGCTTTGTCGCGTTATTTGCTTCTTGCTCTTCGAGTTCTATTAAAGAGCAAGCCGCAGTCTTGCCAGAAACATTACCCAGCGAAGTAGATGTTGAGGTGCAGTGGTGGCAGGTTTTAGGTGATGAGACGGCAGATGATCGCTTTGGTAAATTAGCACCAACGGTTTTTAATAACCATGTGTTCGTACCGTTAGCCAATGGTGAAATCGTTGAGCTGAATGAGCAAGGTAAAGAGCTTAAGCGCATTAATGTAGGTGTGCCTATTAGCGCACCCATTGCTATGAGTGAAGACTTTAGCATTGCCTTAGATTTAAAAGGCAATGTAAGCGCCTTTGATAAAGAATTCAGTTTGCTTTGGAAAACACCCTTAAAAGCCATTGCAACTCGCTCGGCGGTGTTTTCAGGCGATCGAGTATTTATCCAAACAATTGATGGCCGTGTTACCGCATTAGAGCGTTTAACTGGGCGCTTACTTTGGAGTTATCAAGACGCCGAACCGTCGCTAACTTTGACAGGAACGGCTCAGCCGATTTTAGTACCCACAGCTCAAGGTGAAATATTAGCAACAGGGTTGGCAAACGGTAAGTTTATTGCGATAGAAACGCTCACCGGTAATCTTGCTTGGGAATATAGAATTGCAAAAGCCAGCGGAAAGACAGAAATGAGCCGTTTGGTCGATGTGGATTCGACCGTCGCTATAATCGATGGCTTGATAGTCGTGACAGGGTATCAAGGTGGGCTCGTCATCATAAACCCAGAAAATGGACAAATGATTGCTAATAAGCCTTTTTCCTCTTACCGTGGTGTCGCCATTGATGGCCCATTAGTATTCGGAGTGCTAGATAACAGCCACATCGTTGCCTTAGAGACAAACACCTTGGCTGAGGCTTGGGTGAACCATGATTTTGAATATCGACAAGTAAGTGAGGTTGTAGTGCTTGGTCAGTATCTGGTTATGTCCGATATAGAAGGCTACTTACACGTGCTTGATAAGAAAACGGGTCAATGGCTGGGTTCTCGTCACATCGATTGGCAAGGTTCAAATAGTTTTCCTGTACGTTTTAACGATGGAGTTCTCTTGCAGGGCTACAGTAGCCGCATAAAATACGTTACAATCCCCTAG
- the der gene encoding ribosome biogenesis GTPase Der yields MTPVIALVGRPNVGKSTLFNRFTRSRDALVADFSGLTRDRKYGDGKLEDRPFIVIDTGGVSGFEEGLDAAMAEQSFAAIDEADAVLFLVDGVTGLTGADAFLAEHLRKQNKKIWLVVNKTDGRDPDVAMADFHEMGLGEPIPIAATHNRGVLSLLESVLEAFPDDEERIDPMTDDSIRMAIIGRPNVGKSTLVNRMLGEDRVVVYDQPGTTMDSIYIPFERFEKKYTIIDTAGVRRRKNIKEAVEKFSIVKTLQAIQDANVVVLVVDAQTGLVDQDMHMLGFALDSGRAMVIAINKWDGLDPYMKDQVKEAIDRKMPFMDWADMHFISAKHGTNVGHLYESIDTAYSGARSKWSTNQLTNIMQGVVEMHQPPMIGGRRIKLRYAHQGGSNPPVVVIHGNKLDKLPGSYKRYLENAFRKALKVRGTPIRFEFKVGDNPYDDEAKGRRAIKRTDKERKKKGRYSK; encoded by the coding sequence ATGACACCTGTAATTGCATTAGTTGGTCGCCCCAACGTTGGAAAATCGACACTGTTTAATCGTTTCACTCGTTCAAGAGACGCATTAGTCGCCGACTTTTCCGGATTGACCCGTGACCGCAAATACGGTGATGGAAAGTTAGAAGACCGCCCATTTATTGTAATTGACACCGGTGGCGTCAGTGGCTTTGAAGAAGGCTTAGATGCCGCCATGGCCGAACAAAGCTTTGCGGCTATTGACGAAGCCGATGCGGTTTTGTTTCTAGTAGATGGTGTTACTGGCTTAACCGGCGCAGATGCCTTTTTAGCGGAACATTTGCGTAAGCAAAATAAGAAAATTTGGTTGGTTGTTAATAAAACCGATGGTCGTGACCCCGATGTTGCCATGGCAGACTTCCACGAAATGGGGTTAGGCGAACCGATTCCTATCGCGGCCACGCACAATAGAGGCGTGTTATCGCTGCTGGAGAGCGTTTTAGAAGCGTTCCCTGATGACGAAGAACGCATTGACCCAATGACCGATGACTCCATCCGAATGGCGATCATCGGTCGACCTAATGTAGGAAAATCTACATTAGTGAACAGAATGCTCGGGGAAGATAGAGTCGTTGTGTACGATCAGCCAGGCACCACCATGGATTCTATTTATATTCCATTTGAGCGCTTTGAAAAGAAGTACACCATCATCGATACAGCGGGTGTGCGTCGCCGGAAAAACATTAAAGAGGCCGTTGAGAAATTTTCGATTGTGAAGACCTTGCAGGCAATTCAAGACGCTAACGTGGTAGTGCTGGTGGTAGATGCACAAACTGGGTTAGTCGATCAAGATATGCATATGTTAGGTTTTGCCCTTGATTCTGGACGTGCGATGGTTATAGCGATCAACAAATGGGATGGCTTAGATCCATACATGAAAGACCAAGTAAAAGAAGCCATTGATCGTAAAATGCCTTTTATGGACTGGGCCGATATGCACTTTATTTCGGCAAAGCATGGCACCAACGTTGGTCATCTGTACGAATCTATTGATACGGCTTACAGTGGTGCGCGATCAAAATGGAGTACTAACCAGCTCACCAACATTATGCAAGGTGTTGTAGAAATGCATCAACCGCCGATGATTGGCGGACGCCGTATTAAACTGCGCTATGCCCACCAAGGCGGTTCAAACCCACCTGTTGTTGTTATTCACGGCAATAAGCTCGATAAGTTACCTGGCAGTTATAAGCGCTACTTAGAAAATGCTTTCCGAAAAGCGCTTAAAGTTAGAGGCACACCAATACGATTCGAATTCAAAGTAGGGGATAACCCTTACGATGACGAAGCGAAAGGTCGTCGCGCAATTAAACGGACCGATAAAGAGCGCAAGAAAAAAGGCCGTTACAGCAAATAA
- the xseA gene encoding exodeoxyribonuclease VII large subunit: protein MSQYQPSAPLTVFALNRQVKQLLESQYPMVPVQGEISTLSKPASGHIYFTLKDSQAQIRCAMFKGSLAKNTYKPKVGDEVLVYGRLSLYEGRGDYQLIVSSMQPRGEGALQAAFFQLKEKLSQEGLFDETNKQPLPKAIKTVGLVTSSTGAALHDVISVLKRRYPLIELVLYPSQVQGKEATATIVEAIATANRRNEVDVLIVGRGGGSLEDLWCFNTEAVARAIYQSSLPIISAVGHEVDTSISDFVADVRAATPSQAAELVSPDQYELIQRFDAIDVRLKQLMPMIINHHKSSLDHIKKRLRSPLNIVLEWRKSLVKLSSQNTKAAVSVITQKSERLTALEKRLHRASPMVQIASDQKQLKQTTLRLNKAIQASLQPKQARFAEAIAKLNVLSPLSTLERGYSITLANNHVVTNAKQLNIGDTLETRLQNGIVHSTVSNTTDRS, encoded by the coding sequence ATGAGCCAGTACCAACCTAGCGCACCACTCACGGTTTTTGCCCTCAACCGTCAAGTTAAACAATTGCTCGAAAGCCAATACCCAATGGTTCCTGTCCAAGGTGAAATATCAACTCTGAGCAAGCCAGCATCGGGACATATTTATTTCACACTAAAAGACAGCCAGGCCCAAATTCGCTGCGCTATGTTTAAAGGTTCGTTGGCGAAAAACACTTACAAGCCGAAAGTTGGTGATGAAGTGCTAGTGTACGGGCGCTTAAGCCTCTATGAAGGCCGAGGTGATTACCAGCTCATCGTAAGCTCTATGCAACCCCGTGGTGAAGGGGCTTTGCAAGCCGCATTTTTCCAATTAAAGGAAAAGCTCAGCCAAGAAGGCCTATTTGATGAAACAAATAAACAGCCATTACCTAAGGCCATCAAAACTGTAGGCTTAGTGACTTCGTCTACGGGTGCCGCCCTTCATGATGTTATTAGTGTTTTAAAGCGCAGATACCCCCTCATTGAGTTGGTGCTTTACCCTTCTCAGGTACAAGGTAAAGAAGCCACGGCGACGATCGTTGAAGCCATTGCAACGGCGAATCGACGCAATGAGGTCGATGTTCTAATTGTTGGCCGAGGCGGAGGTTCATTAGAAGACTTATGGTGCTTTAATACTGAAGCGGTTGCTCGTGCCATCTACCAATCGTCGTTACCGATAATTTCCGCGGTTGGGCATGAAGTGGACACCTCGATTTCAGATTTTGTGGCCGATGTTCGTGCCGCAACGCCCTCCCAGGCTGCTGAACTAGTGAGCCCTGACCAGTATGAACTGATTCAACGATTTGATGCGATCGATGTTCGCTTAAAACAATTAATGCCAATGATCATTAACCACCACAAATCTTCTTTGGATCATATAAAGAAGCGGCTGCGCAGCCCTCTAAACATAGTGTTAGAGTGGCGCAAATCATTGGTCAAGCTTTCGAGTCAGAATACCAAAGCAGCTGTTTCTGTTATTACTCAAAAGTCTGAGCGTTTAACGGCATTAGAAAAACGCTTGCACCGTGCCAGCCCAATGGTGCAAATTGCCTCAGATCAAAAACAATTAAAGCAGACCACCTTAAGACTTAACAAAGCCATTCAAGCCAGTCTTCAACCAAAACAAGCCCGTTTTGCCGAAGCCATCGCTAAACTCAATGTACTTTCACCTCTCTCAACATTGGAACGCGGCTACTCTATTACCCTCGCAAACAACCACGTAGTGACCAATGCCAAGCAATTAAACATAGGCGATACGCTGGAAACTCGATTACAAAATGGCATTGTTCATTCTACCGTATCTAACACAACCGACCGCTCTTAA
- the guaB gene encoding IMP dehydrogenase translates to MLRIAQTALTYDDVLLVPGYSEVLPKEVSLKTRLSRNISLNMPLVSAAMDTVTEARLAIAMAQEGGIGIIHKNMTPEQQAHQVRLVKKFESGVVRDPVTISPNATIRELLALISEHSFSGVPVTSGDDLVGIVTSRDVRFEKNLDAVVSSIMTGKDKLVTVKEGESQEKVRELLHEHRIEKVLVVDDAFKLTGMMTVKDINKAKSYPLASKDEFGRLRCGAAVGTGADTADRVEALVNAGVDVVIVDTAHGHSKGVIDRVRWVKENFPQVDVIGGNIATADAAIALVEAGADGVKVGIGPGSICTTRIVAGVGVPQISAIANVSAALESYDVPLIADGGIRYSGDISKAIVAGASSIMAGGMFAGTDESPGEVELFQGRAYKSYRGMGSMGAMSQSQGSSDRYFQTVESGVEKLVPEGVEGRIAVKGPISSVIHQMMGGLRASMGYTGCKTIEEMRTKPEFVQITGAGMTESHVHDIQVTKEAPNYRMG, encoded by the coding sequence ATGTTGCGCATTGCCCAAACCGCTTTAACCTACGATGATGTATTACTTGTCCCTGGCTATTCAGAAGTCCTACCAAAAGAAGTCTCACTAAAAACACGTTTAAGCCGCAACATTTCGTTGAATATGCCATTGGTTTCGGCCGCGATGGATACGGTAACCGAAGCTCGTCTGGCCATTGCCATGGCGCAAGAAGGCGGTATCGGTATTATTCATAAGAATATGACGCCTGAACAACAAGCACACCAAGTGCGCTTAGTGAAAAAATTTGAATCAGGTGTTGTCCGCGATCCAGTTACTATTTCGCCAAATGCAACCATTCGAGAATTGCTTGCATTGATATCTGAACACAGCTTCTCGGGTGTGCCGGTAACGTCTGGTGATGATCTTGTTGGTATCGTTACGAGCCGTGACGTGCGATTCGAGAAGAATTTGGATGCTGTAGTTTCCAGTATTATGACGGGCAAAGATAAGCTGGTGACTGTAAAAGAAGGTGAGAGCCAAGAAAAAGTTCGTGAGCTGTTGCATGAGCATCGAATCGAAAAAGTTTTGGTGGTAGATGATGCCTTTAAATTAACGGGTATGATGACCGTTAAAGATATCAATAAAGCTAAATCTTACCCACTTGCCAGTAAAGATGAATTTGGCCGACTGCGTTGCGGCGCTGCCGTTGGCACGGGTGCAGACACAGCCGACCGGGTTGAAGCTCTCGTGAATGCTGGGGTTGATGTCGTTATTGTTGATACAGCCCATGGACACAGTAAAGGCGTTATTGATCGGGTACGTTGGGTTAAAGAGAACTTCCCACAGGTAGACGTTATTGGTGGAAACATCGCCACGGCTGATGCCGCCATTGCACTTGTCGAGGCAGGCGCCGATGGCGTTAAAGTAGGAATTGGTCCTGGCTCAATCTGCACTACTCGAATCGTTGCTGGCGTAGGGGTTCCTCAAATCAGCGCCATTGCAAATGTATCCGCGGCACTAGAATCTTATGATGTGCCTCTTATAGCCGACGGCGGCATCCGTTACTCAGGCGATATTTCAAAGGCGATCGTTGCCGGAGCATCGTCAATTATGGCGGGTGGTATGTTTGCAGGTACCGATGAATCACCCGGTGAAGTCGAATTGTTCCAAGGGCGAGCTTATAAGAGCTATCGTGGAATGGGTTCAATGGGAGCGATGTCTCAATCTCAAGGTTCAAGCGATCGATACTTTCAGACAGTCGAAAGCGGCGTAGAAAAACTGGTACCAGAAGGTGTAGAAGGGCGTATAGCCGTTAAAGGGCCTATCTCATCAGTGATACACCAAATGATGGGTGGTTTGCGAGCATCGATGGGCTACACGGGCTGTAAAACAATCGAAGAGATGAGAACGAAGCCTGAGTTTGTTCAAATTACAGGTGCTGGCATGACGGAATCGCATGTTCACGATATTCAGGTTACAAAAGAAGCACCTAATTACCGCATGGGTTAA
- the guaA gene encoding glutamine-hydrolyzing GMP synthase, translating into MSQVNIHQHKILILDFGSQYTQLIARRVRELGVFCEIRAYDMSDEDIKAFAPKGIILSGGPESVGAADSPRAPEIVFNLGLPVLGICYGMQTMAEQLGGAVSTSNEQEFGYAEVKVEPAGKLLADLKDRETLGDSFLDVWMSHGDKVSVMPEGFELMASTPSCPIAAMANDEKQFYGVQFHPEVTHTLQGLEILERFVRTLADCDALWTPANIIEDQIETVRQQVGDRKVLLGLSGGVDSSVVAALLHKAIGDQLTCVFVDNGLLRLNEGDQVMKLFADNMGVKVIRANAQSRFLNALKGESDPEAKRKIIGREFISVFDEEASKIKDVDFLAQGTIYPDVIESAASKTGKAHVIKSHHNVGGLPDDMKMDLVEPLRELFKDEVRKIGLELGLPYDMVYRHPFPGPGLGVRILGEVKEEYADILRLADAIFMEELHKADWYHKTSQAFAVFMPVKSVGVVGDARRYEWVIGIRAVETVDFMTAHWAHLPYELLGRVSNRIINEIKGVSRVVYDISGKPPATIEWE; encoded by the coding sequence ATGAGCCAGGTTAATATTCATCAGCACAAAATACTGATTTTGGATTTCGGTTCGCAATACACGCAGCTGATAGCACGCCGTGTACGTGAACTAGGCGTATTTTGTGAAATTCGTGCTTATGATATGTCCGATGAAGACATTAAAGCGTTCGCGCCTAAAGGTATTATCTTATCAGGTGGACCAGAGTCTGTCGGCGCGGCTGACAGCCCACGCGCTCCAGAAATTGTTTTTAACTTAGGGTTGCCGGTATTGGGGATATGCTACGGCATGCAAACCATGGCTGAGCAACTTGGTGGTGCAGTAAGCACTTCTAACGAGCAAGAATTTGGATACGCTGAAGTTAAGGTAGAGCCCGCTGGCAAATTGTTAGCCGATCTTAAAGATCGCGAAACCTTGGGTGATTCGTTCTTAGATGTTTGGATGAGTCACGGAGATAAAGTTTCTGTGATGCCTGAAGGATTTGAATTAATGGCATCGACGCCTAGTTGCCCGATAGCCGCGATGGCAAATGATGAAAAGCAATTTTATGGCGTTCAATTTCATCCAGAAGTTACGCATACGTTGCAAGGATTAGAAATTCTTGAGCGTTTTGTGCGTACCTTGGCCGATTGCGATGCATTGTGGACTCCAGCGAATATTATTGAAGATCAAATAGAAACAGTTCGACAGCAAGTGGGCGACCGAAAGGTATTGCTGGGTCTTTCTGGTGGCGTCGATTCTTCAGTGGTTGCGGCTTTGTTGCACAAGGCCATAGGCGATCAATTAACCTGTGTGTTTGTAGATAATGGTTTGCTTCGACTCAATGAAGGCGACCAAGTCATGAAGCTTTTTGCCGATAACATGGGCGTGAAGGTTATTAGAGCCAATGCTCAATCGCGTTTTTTAAATGCGTTAAAAGGTGAATCTGATCCAGAGGCAAAACGTAAAATCATTGGTCGTGAATTTATCAGTGTATTTGATGAAGAAGCCAGCAAAATTAAAGATGTAGACTTTTTGGCACAGGGTACTATTTACCCTGATGTTATTGAATCGGCTGCCTCTAAAACCGGGAAAGCGCATGTTATTAAGTCGCACCATAATGTGGGCGGTTTACCCGATGATATGAAAATGGATTTGGTTGAACCCTTGCGTGAGTTATTCAAAGACGAAGTTCGCAAAATTGGGTTAGAGTTGGGCTTACCTTACGATATGGTTTATCGTCATCCGTTCCCAGGGCCTGGCCTAGGGGTTCGTATTTTAGGCGAGGTAAAAGAAGAGTACGCTGATATTCTTCGATTGGCGGATGCTATTTTCATGGAAGAGTTGCATAAAGCCGATTGGTACCATAAAACTTCTCAGGCCTTTGCTGTATTTATGCCAGTGAAATCGGTCGGGGTTGTCGGAGATGCACGTCGTTATGAGTGGGTGATTGGAATTAGAGCGGTTGAGACAGTCGACTTTATGACGGCACATTGGGCGCACCTTCCTTATGAATTATTAGGCCGAGTCAGTAATCGAATCATTAACGAGATTAAAGGCGTGTCACGCGTGGTTTATGATATCTCCGGGAAGCCGCCTGCAACCATTGAATGGGAATAA
- the tadA gene encoding tRNA adenosine(34) deaminase TadA, translating to MQRALALAQQAASEGEIPIGAVVVIEDRIVGEGYNQTIQRSDPSAHAEMVAIRAAATHINNHRLVNSTLYVTIEPCTMCAGLLVHSRIEQLVFGAREPKAGAVCSAMNVNDQTHFNHNFQVIEGVLAQDCAHVMSSFFKARRQQKKALKQKGTL from the coding sequence ATGCAACGCGCGTTGGCATTGGCGCAACAAGCCGCCAGCGAAGGCGAAATTCCTATTGGTGCCGTTGTTGTTATAGAAGATCGTATCGTCGGCGAAGGCTATAATCAAACCATTCAACGCAGTGACCCAAGTGCTCATGCTGAGATGGTCGCTATTCGTGCTGCGGCGACACATATAAATAATCACCGATTGGTCAATTCTACGCTGTATGTCACCATTGAACCCTGTACAATGTGCGCCGGATTGTTGGTTCATAGTCGAATTGAACAGCTAGTTTTTGGGGCGAGAGAACCTAAGGCTGGTGCCGTTTGTTCTGCGATGAATGTTAACGACCAGACTCACTTCAATCACAATTTTCAAGTGATCGAAGGTGTTCTCGCTCAAGATTGCGCCCATGTTATGTCGAGCTTTTTTAAAGCCCGACGTCAACAGAAAAAAGCCTTAAAACAAAAGGGCACACTTTAA